The DNA segment CGACGCCGCCATCTCCCGCGTCCTGCTCGCCGGCTCGGTGGTGATCGACGTCGGCCGGGCGACGCGGGTGGTCTCGGCGCCGGCGCGGCGGGCGCTGCGGCTCCGGGATCGCGGTTGCCGCTGGCCGGGCTGCGACCGCCAGGTCAACTGGTCGACGCCGCATCACATCGTCGCCTGGAGCAAAAACGGTCCGACCGACCTGGCCAACCTCGTGCTTTTGTGCTTCGCTCACATCGCCTCGTCCACGAGGGGGGATGGCAGGTGGTCAAGGCCGGGCGCGAGTTCCGCTTCCTGCCGCCCGAGCGGGTGGTGATGCGGCGGGCGCGCGGACCGGGTGTGCGCTGGGCGGCCTAGGTCGCGTAATCGCGGAACCGGTGCCTCTCCTACTCTGGGACAGGGCATCCTAGTCAGCCCTGTCGGCGGTAACGAGTGGCAGCTCGACCTCGAACGTGGCCCCTCCGCCCGGCGTTTCGGTGACCTTGACGCGGCCGCCATGGGCGGTGACCACCGCGCTGACGATGGACAGGCCCAGCCCCGCGCCGCCGCTGTCCCGGCTCCGGCTCGGGTCCGCTCGGTAGAAGGGTTCGAATATCCGGTCCATCTGATCGGCCCGCAGGCCTGGGCCGTGGTCCGCGACCGACAGCCGTCCGTTGCCATCCGCTGTCGATACCGCGATGTCGACCGGGCTGAGCTGCGGCGTGTGCACGAGTGCGTTGCGGACCAGGTTGCCCAGAACCTGTCGCAGCCGCGTGTCGTCTCCTTGGACGACCACCGGGCCTGGCGTGCTGAGGCTGATCTCACGCTGCGGCGCGACCGCGCGCGCGTCGGCCACGGCGTCTTCGGCGATGGCCTGCAGGTCGACCGGCTCATTCTCCAGCGGCCGGCCCTGGTCGAGCCGCGCGATGAGCAGCATGTCGTCGACGAGCACCGACATGCGGACGGCCTCCTCTTCGATGCGGCGCCTCGCGAGCTCCGAGTCGGCCGGCGATTTCGCCGCGCCGCGCCGGAGCATCTCCGAGTAACCACGGATCGAGGTCAATGGGGTTCGCAGCTCGTGCGAGGCGTCCGCGACGAAGCGCCGCAGCCGCTGTTCGGTCTCGGTGCTCTGGGCGAACGCCGCCTCGATCTGGCTGAGCATGCCGTTCAGGGCCAGACCAAGCCGCCCGATCTCGGTTTCCGGTGTCGCGGGCTCGACGCGGCGGCTGAGGTCTCCCGCCGCGATATCCGCCGCCACGACGCCCATTCGCTGCAGCGGTCGCAGCCCGAGTCGGATGATGAGCAGCGCGAGCACCGCGGTTCCGGCGACGACGCTCAGGCCGATCAATGCCTCCAGCAGCAGCAGCTGGCTGAGCGTGGACTGAGCCTCCGTCAGCGGAACCGCAAACACGACGTATTGGCCATCGAACAGGTTCTCGGGCCAGTCGGTCATCCGGTACTGCGACACGCCACCCGTCCCGCTGACGGTGAACGGAGGGGCAGGAGTGTCGATACCCGCGGTCGGCAGGGGCTTCGGCAGCACAGGGCTCGCCGGCCGGGTCGACGTCGAGCCGAACTGCAGCGTGCAGGCCGTGACCACCGTGCCGTCCAGGCCGATGAGCTCGGCGACCGTGCCGGCTGGATACTCGGCCGGAGCGCCCGGCACTCGCCTCGTGCATTGGCCGGCAATGACGGCGACCGCGGTGTCGACCATCGATCGCGTTCCCAGCTGCCGGTCGATCCTGCCGATCAGGGATGACTGCAGGGCTGCGTACGTGGCGATGTCGGAGATCAGCAGTCCGGTGGCCACCAGCGAG comes from the bacterium genome and includes:
- a CDS encoding HNH endonuclease, with the protein product DAAISRVLLAGSVVIDVGRATRVVSAPARRALRLRDRGCRWPGCDRQVNWSTPHHIVAWSKNGPTDLANLVLLCFAHIASSTRGDGRWSRPGASSASCRPSGW
- a CDS encoding HAMP domain-containing histidine kinase, with amino-acid sequence MTRSLRGRLLIGVISLVATGLLISDIATYAALQSSLIGRIDRQLGTRSMVDTAVAVIAGQCTRRVPGAPAEYPAGTVAELIGLDGTVVTACTLQFGSTSTRPASPVLPKPLPTAGIDTPAPPFTVSGTGGVSQYRMTDWPENLFDGQYVVFAVPLTEAQSTLSQLLLLEALIGLSVVAGTAVLALLIIRLGLRPLQRMGVVAADIAAGDLSRRVEPATPETEIGRLGLALNGMLSQIEAAFAQSTETEQRLRRFVADASHELRTPLTSIRGYSEMLRRGAAKSPADSELARRRIEEEAVRMSVLVDDMLLIARLDQGRPLENEPVDLQAIAEDAVADARAVAPQREISLSTPGPVVVQGDDTRLRQVLGNLVRNALVHTPQLSPVDIAVSTADGNGRLSVADHGPGLRADQMDRIFEPFYRADPSRSRDSGGAGLGLSIVSAVVTAHGGRVKVTETPGGGATFEVELPLVTADRAD